gtgctttaGGTAATTGTCTTGTTGGAatgtgaaccttcggcccagtctgaggtcctaagcactctggagaaggttttcatccaggatatccctgtacttggccgcattcatctttccctcgattgcaaccagtcgtcctgtccctgcagctaaAAAACACCCCcgcagcatgatgctgccaccaccatgcttcactgttgggactgtattggacaggtgatgagcagtgcctggttttctccacacatatcgcttagaattaaggccaaaaagttctatcttggtctcatcagaccagagaatcttatttctctgtttttaagcaaactccatgcgggctttcatgtgtcttgcactgaggataggcttccgtcgggccactctgccataaagccccgactggtggagggctgcagtgatggttgattTTCttcaactttctcccatctcccgactgcatctctggagctcagccacagtgatctttgatctgtgccttgccacaattctgtctctgagctcttcaggcagttcctttgacctcatgattctcatttgctctgacatacactgtgagctgtaaggtcttataaagacaggtgtgtggctttcctaatcaagtccagtcagtataatcaaaaacacagctggactcaaatgaaggtggaGAACCCATCTCAatggatgatcagaagaaatggacagcacctgagttaaatatatgagtttaacagcaaagggtctgaatacttaggacgatgtgatatttcagtttttcttttttaataaattttaaaaaatgtcaacaattctgtgtttttctgtcagtatggggtgctgtgtgtacattaatgaggaaaaaaagaaaaaaaaagaacttaaatgattttagcaaatgcctgcaatataacaaagagagaaaaatttatggggtctgaatactttccgtacccactgtatatatatatatatatatatatatatatatatatatatatatatatatatatatatatatatatattaattgtagtgctattcattacaaacaacaacattttataatacaggtgaatctcaaaaaaaatattatgtcgtggaaaagttaatttcagtaattcaactcaaattgtgaaacttgtgtattaaataaattcaatgcacacagactgaagtagtttaagtctttggttcttttaattgtgatgattttggctcacatagttattttaaaaaacttattaCTGATAAATGTTGGATTCATTCATGCTACTGTTGTCACCTGCCAAgtataatgacattaaaatgttaactGCTCTTCTATTGCTGAAAATACCTAATATATACATAAAGCTTTAAAACATATACTCACAGTTCCTGCGGATCCTGAGTCTTCAGCAACAACACCAGCACAGATTTGTAAGTGGGTGTGTTGGGGAGGGTGGTGCTGCACCTCACCTTTAATACGTTTGAGTAGCAGGCAACAGGTTGATCTGGATGAACTTGTTGATACAACAATCTTGTCACTGCAGGGAGAaatacggtggccgagagagctcaacatgctgcaaatagaaaaaaacacctgcaaattaagaaaacaactgcATCAACTTGACAGCACACgagctgcaaatgctcacaacacaacccaaaaaagaaaaaatgcgctacaaataaaattctttattcatttgcattgtgagcatttgcagcacctgctgtcaaactgatgaagatgttttcttgatttgttggtgctttttctatttgcatgtgcaTTCTGAAGTTGCAGCACGTTGAGCTCTCTTGGCCACCATAGAGAAAGGCTTCATGCACATTAGCTTACCAAAGAGTAATAATATTCATGataacattaaatttttaattgaacATAGTTATGTTAATATGCTCAAAATTATCAAGATTATGGATGAAAAAGATATACATATTGCAAAAACATTACTTGTGATTACTTATTTTGATATATAGACATCCACGTTATTTTAAGCCCCAAGGGGGAGGACCAAACTGCTCAATTATCTGCTatacaatgtagttcctcagaacgGATGTTGTTGCAACAAAttgttgccgagcaacacacaaacataaacaaaggtgtatgtttgtagagtaatttacaacagcttcaaacgcagctcaaccaatcagaatcaaggaccggaactatctgttttataaaaataatttaaactttgtgtcagtacgtcataaacaGAAGgaagcatcagtttactgtcggggatttttTGTGTAgcactgcatccagtgtagaaaacatcactgattataatgggttttattgtgtAACGGTGGTACCCTAACGAtgggaaattaatttaaaagttaatttctcaAAATAATCTTCAATTCGGGCGCCAGGCAGACGTAAATCCACcaatttacacacacatagaTGTCAATGTaatgaatcacacacaaaaaaaaaaaaattcaatttcatcAAATTGTAATGTGCAATATCAAGatgaaaaaacacttttacagaAGATCAAAGGCATATACACAAATCAACTCATGTGATGTGGTGCATCAGGTACCAGCAATTATTAGTTCATGGGGTAAAGagtttgtttctcaaaaaaataaaaaaaaatagcaaaacacttcaataatttctataatcaaacagacaaaatcaaaatattcaaaaaacagttcaaaatcaAAGATTTAAAGGTTTccccaaaaagaaaacaaaaaagattaagcTTTGAAGGCaaaggagaatgtgtgtgtgtgtgtgtgtgtgtgtgtgtgtgtgtgtgtattcttgaATTGTGTGTGAATAATGATGCGGGAGATTTTGGAAGTTTTAAAGTGCGTCGTTGGTAATGAATAcctgagttgagttgagttgagttgagtttagACTCGGCAGTTTTTTTATGAATCAACACGCTCTGCTATGGACATCGGTGAGGCAATACGACAGGATAGCGATTAATCCTCTTTGTCCGTCGAAATCAAAGACCCAAGACAGAATGCCAGCGCGTGGACCCACTCACGCTCCACAGTCGGCGTCAGAAACGCAGGAGCTCAGCAATCACGGAAGCGCTAGGAACAAGCAACTCTCTGTCGTACGTGTCAAGTAACGCTCTCCAGTCGGCGTCAGACACACAGGATCAAACAAGTTCAGCAGGTAAACCATTCCGCTTTCGGTGCTGTAGTAGATTTGCAACACTGGCGTGTACATAATTTAAACGACCCGCAATTCGGCAGCCGACCTGCCCTCTCACTGCAACtcaacacgtcaccattttttttttcttgcttctcCTTCCACTTCCTCTTTTATTCATCTATTTCCACTCATAATCCTTCACACCTTTCTCCTGATTGGCtcttacatttgatatatttaaaaaacagtgcGGTTTATTCCAAAACCGTCACAAtcgtctttttatttttaatcagaaatcATAGATTTTTAATCAGCTCTTTATTGCTTAAAGTCATGCATTTTGgaacattttgaaacatattaaataaaatgcaaacatgaaaGTCTTGCACTGCCACACAGATCACATTTAGcagaaataatgacaaaaaagaataaataaataaaaattaaacactattttctgtgaaatgactttttttcagaTCAGTTTTTATTCTATATTCAGCTTGCATTCAGTCTAAATTAGTCTTCATTCAGAAAAGTTTTAAAGCGCCCAaatcttttttcttcagtgacCGCTCGAATCCAATACTTTATCCTCCATCCCTCAACTTCATCTAAAGAAACAGTAACACACCCATAAGATCAGCGATCATCTCAGCACTGTAAGCACCTTGAAAGGTGCAATATTTTTTCCTCCAGTCCTCAACTTCATCTAAAGAAACAGTAACACACTTAAATCAGAAcaatttatttcaggtttatttaagACAGCTGTAAGATCTGAACTTGCCTCAACAGTTGACCGCATTAAACAGAGGGATGTGGATCACGGTTGGAGTGTTTTGGCCTTTGAACACATAAAAGTCCTTCGGTTTCTTCTTGTCTTCACTGGTAATGTTGACTTCAGGGAAAGGGATCTTTAGTTTCTTGCAAGTCTCAGCAGCGTCTTTTACTGTCTGCAATAGAAATGAATGAGAGAAAGGCTTCattaaaagcttttgaacagaatgatcAGTGTAAATtgctcttttttgtttaaagatatAAAGTACCACCCTtccaaaagttgttgttttttctgaagaacagtgatCAGTTTTACTGCTCAGGATGACAGCATTCAGAAACAAGCATTTATAAACTTTTGAActggtttatttgtgtaaattcagGTTATTAGGTCAAACGTTGTAATTTCTCTGTTAGAGTGCTATGCTAAAATACCACTGAGTAAGAAAAAGCCATCATTGGGTtcgcttttaaaacatttaaaatgtctgaGTTCTTGCTATTTGAAAAGTTAAGCCAATGTTGATGATAGTTTTGTCACAGACCCtgtagctttttgttttgtttgtagacTTTGGGCATTTCTATTTGATTTGCTATTTTGCGTGGTCTATGGTTGATATTTCTCACTTGTTGTGACGACCCTTACAAAAAAGTaaccatatttttaatatattaaaaccatAGTAACCATGGTATTTTGGCTCagtgattaccatttgtatagccacagttttactacaaataccacggTTGGTTAAACGATGATTAGTGTAGCCaaatcatggttaatttgtggtcaCCATGGTTTAACTAGTAACCATAgttttttggtttcatttgtaGTGAATTTTCATAAGGGAATTAACCTACAGCTACGCTAACCCTACACCATACATGTGCCAAAGTAACCAgggctaactttttttttttatttattaggatATGATTAGTATTTGGCACATTCCAAGAACTGCTTCATGAAGCTTGAAACCTTTGTTTTGAACCAGTGCTTCGAAGCATGTAATCAAACTGCCAAAGTTATGTGATTTCAAAAATCAGAAATTCTAAAATTCAACGGTTCGTGGCCAGGGATGATTTCTGTGAGCCCATAAATCAGGTGTCAAACCATTGAACATGACATGACAGAGAGTGAATGATGATTTCTAGGTGATCtatttctttaacttttattatagtatgtgttatatgtgtgtgtaataccATGAAAGGATCGCCTTGACTGAAATCCAGGGAAATGATGAGGTCAATGTTTCGGTCTTCTCTCAGCACTGAGACGTAGGGTGAGTTCAGCAACACTCCTGCATCTATATAGTCTCTCGTCTCACTTTGCAGAAGAGTGGACTTCACTCCTTCATCTAATCGATCACAGCGAGAGAATTAGTCTGTTTCTTATTCTCATTAAATTGTGGGTTTTTAGCAGGTCTGTTCTCACCTGTCATGTTGTGGAGGAAGTTATATTTCCTCCCCCAGATCCACTGAGCCATGCATTTACAAATACTTATCCCAGCATCTGTAAAAAACAGTTATGCATTTATACATAAAGTTCTTCATTTCTTTATATGATTCTCAGGTTTCAAGAACCATTTTGGCTGTAGACATCTTGACTTAATTGTTTCATTACTGCTTATTGTGCGTATGGAAAGCAAACAATTAAATGCtgctaaatatataaacctggctACTGTTTATTGGTATTAActcttaatttgattaaatttgacCTGTTTCATTCATGTATTACATACAAATATGAATCACAAAAATTTAACCTTAAAGCCAAATGTATAACCGAAcagtataataaaatcaatacataactacataaatcttaaatttaggtcTATTTTTTGGAAATTAGAGACAGTTCAACTTACCAAATTGCCAAATTTTGATCCGGCTACTCAAATCTTCGCACACATCCATGGCGAAACGCTTTATATACTGTTTTTCTGCTCTTTTATCAGCTGTGTTCATTGTAGAAATCAGCTTACTTTTGCCTCCAGAGAGGTCTGTAAGAAAACAGGACATGATTgtgttattattacatattattgttaatgttaccTTATCCATATATTTTATACGGACATAAAatagcaatatatattttaatatacatattacagTTATATatctcaaatgtaaaaaaaatagctaaataaactatttatagtttatatatacatatgtgaccctggagcacaaaagcagtcttaagtctctggggtatatttgtagcaatagccaacaatacattgtatgggttcaaaattaaattttcttttatgccaaaaataattaggatattaagtaaagatcatgttccataaatatattttgataattttgtaccgtaaatatatcaaaatgttaatttttgattagtaatatgcattgctaagaactaatttggacaactttaaagatgattttctcaatattttgattttttttgcaccctcagattccagattttcaaatagttctatctcacccaaatattgtcctcctaacaaaccatatatcaatggaaagatgatgtataaatctcaatttaaaaaaaaatatatatatccttatgactggttttgtgcccCATGGTCACATATTTAgcggaggttttttttttttttttttttttaagcataaaattaccatttttaaacacaaatattcatgTCCACAAGTAGGGATATGCCGGtgtcaaattttcatgttgcgattaattgctaatgcttttatcacgatATACGGCATTATCacgatattgaaatttagtttcaaaaaagtaGTCATTATACAgtttaacaggtttaataactttttttcttataacaaaaataactatacaataaaaaaatacagtaaaaaatatataaattaaaagttttacacagattaaagtgcaaaaagaactataaagaccaataagtatcactttacaataagacctcattagttaaccttagttaatgcattaccattcacaatgagcaatagctacatttgctgtattaatctttataaaaaaaattacaactcttagttcatgttagctcatttttcaatttaaataacacagttacaacttttgattttaacaatgtgttattaaatattggaatagctaagattaatgaatgtttagaagaatttttcattggcaggttatgttaactaatgaattatgtaatgttaactaatgaagccctaatgtaaagtgtgaacgaacaataaagaatcaaatcacttttaaacaatatctagggcaagCTGTAGTCCagattataatgtaaaaaaaaaaaaaagttttaaaaaataaatagcctattaagtctaaatatttaagtatttggggctgtgatgaacaccacagcaaatccacaaatctgaatggctatttaaatctgtttaaataCTAGAAAGTagagcagctgctttatttatggggttttcaggctgcattttctgcagtttagcgccatctgctgtcagagagtgaatgtgctttcattcagtgcgtctctcacgtgttcccccaagTGCTTCTCAtgctgcttgtttacatcagagcacatGCAGCATACAGGTGTTGTGAATTTTGACCAggtgatgggaaaagtattcttaaaatgcattccaaattctaaataatttgtaatatataattattcacagtatttagaagttcccacgataacaatatcgtgcatatgcATTACcatgatatatcgcattaccgaatactggCATATGTTTATCCAGAAGATCCATGAGTGCCTGGTGACATTCGTCTACAGATGGGGAGATTGGatctgtttctttctctgttcTCATCCCATCATGTCTCTCCTCACTCCTCTCACCCTCttctgtcaatatatatatattaaagatgaacacagtgcaaaaaaaaaaaaaaattccacattcaAATTTATGATGTTAGGACATCAGTTTTCCCACAACCAGAAGCAATTATACTTAATGTTAATAGCTACTTAAATAAAAGCAGTAAGAAATGCTTTACCCTCCCTCATTGCCTCCAgtattgtttcattttgaaagaaatctgaaaaaacataaaaaggatgataataaaataactgttgactttaaaaatgtaaaaattcagtCCTCAGAAAAATGTTCACCTTTTATCGTTTGCCATATGTCTTTCTTAATAACCACTTCATCCCCTAAAGCGCTGCCGCAAAGAGCTGCAGAAAAACACAACATCAACACACTtggaaatgcaaaataaactgGAGTAATTTTTGTATGATTGAATTGCAAACTGTCTCGTGGcaatttgtagtttatttaataaatttgtaattgAACGCAGCtaagccaatcagaatcaagaaccGGAACTGTCAGTTTTATaatgaacaattttttatttaaaaatttttatttattatgaaatcatttttggactatatcaaaaatacagtatattataaaacgaacagttccagtccttgattctgattggctgagccacgttcgaaactgttgtaaattactctacaaacatacacctttgtttatgtttgtgtgttgctcggcaaccactttgttgcaaccacaactgatTCTAAGGAAATatattgtttggtggaagaataatgtttttattaatcaacGTCCCTTAGCTGttgtaaattcactgtaaaccacagcttctttgggctttttgctttaataaaaaatagaatgagcatcaaatacaaaaaaacacccataaaaagccatgataattatttttatgaaccaTTTGATAACTCATCTGCAGAGATCAGTGTACAGTATGCAATCAATGTATTTGATATTACAAAGAAAGTGTTACTCAAATATTGAACTCCTCTGTGACAAAGTTTTTTACCTTGCAGGTACAGCATGTCAAATTCATCTTGATGTTTTATCTTTGAGCCTTTCTGAAACTGGCTGCCAAAGTCGCCGGTGTCCACAAACACTCCAGAGAGGGAATAACCTGCTTCATATGGATTGATCTCAAACCAGGGGTCTGCAGACAGAACACATGTCCATGTAACTACTGTCACGAACACATTAACATTTCATCACTTTTCATGCATCACACGCAGACCTCCGTCATTGCTCTGTTTGCTTTGCTTGTCGATCACTGCGTAGATGGGAAACGGGTCTTTATTGTGCTGCTTCCGCTGCTCTGTGAGTGTGCGCTCATCGatctacagaaaacacacatcATGTTATTGTATTATAGGGAGACAGTTGTAAGACATTCAGTTTTTTCTCTTAAAAAGGATCTGAGGCTCAAATGGAGCTTCATAGGACATTTTTACAGTGAGAGACTTTATCAAGAGAATATGACTGCTGGCTTAGAGAGAAATGTTCCATTTAAAACTTGAATGGAGATGTCCATCAGTTTTATCGCTAGGTTGGTTTGTTCTTtctcaatttaaaatgtaatattgtaagcCTATATGGCCTATAAGTCTAGGAGATGCTGGACCCTTTTTTACAAACAGAAATGTTGCATTTccataataaataacattgtaaatCTATCAAagttcttttatatttaaatattttttaatgtcatgtacatttataacacttaCCCTggcattaaaatacaaattatgcaaCCACAAAGCCCAGCCTGTGTAGCCCTATTCACGAACAAATGAtaatgaaccagttctttttagtgagtcaAAAGAGAAAAGTCAAATTCAGGAACACTGAATCAACATCATTTGACCActgaactgcaagatataaatgaaaatgataaactaACCTTCTCTATACATTAAACTCAAACTATATGTTGATTCAGCAGTATTTGGAAAGACAGGCTGTAAATCATACCACCCTATAATTttctaaattatgaataaaaattaaacctgTAAAATCCATCCCTGGTCACGAATAGTTACAGACCTCTTTCACAATTGACGTGACGACCAGCACTGCCCAGACGTCAGTCAAACTGAAGAAGTCTTTCCCGTAGTAATATTTCTTCAGTTTGGCCATTGCATCTGTCAAGCTGACTCCTGGTCCGCTGAGTCTTTCGATGATTTTTTCTTTCACAGTCTCTAGTTTGGTGGACCAGTTTGGTTCTTTGTATAAGGAGGCCATGCACCTTCAGAGAAGAACATACAGTACTGCTCTCATTTTTGACATTCAACTCAATtcaatctctgtgtgtttgttgttttcagggtTCGTACCAGGTGGATCCAGAGACTCCGCTCAGATAAA
The sequence above is drawn from the Cyprinus carpio isolate SPL01 chromosome B5, ASM1834038v1, whole genome shotgun sequence genome and encodes:
- the LOC122137324 gene encoding cytosolic phospholipase A2 zeta-like gives rise to the protein MSASKPKKSVKRRNKNLLNNSEQEFVAGRRKTVLQALKKLKIQCSRKEVPNIALLGSGGAQRAMVGLLGSLVQLDKAGLLDCILYLSGVSGSTWCMASLYKEPNWSTKLETVKEKIIERLSGPGVSLTDAMAKLKKYYYGKDFFSLTDVWAVLVVTSIVKEIDERTLTEQRKQHNKDPFPIYAVIDKQSKQSNDGDPWFEINPYEAGYSLSGVFVDTGDFGSQFQKGSKIKHQDEFDMLYLQALCGSALGDEVVIKKDIWQTIKDFFQNETILEAMREEEGERSEERHDGMRTEKETDPISPSVDECHQALMDLLDKHMPVFGNAIYHDLSGGKSKLISTMNTADKRAEKQYIKRFAMDVCEDLSSRIKIWQFDAGISICKCMAQWIWGRKYNFLHNMTDEGVKSTLLQSETRDYIDAGVLLNSPYVSVLREDRNIDLIISLDFSQGDPFMTVKDAAETCKKLKIPFPEVNITSEDKKKPKDFYVFKGQNTPTVIHIPLFNAVNC